The following coding sequences lie in one Brevibacterium marinum genomic window:
- the rsfS gene encoding ribosome silencing factor, producing MSEIADSTQLLRTAARAADEKLGTDLVALDVSGTLYITDAFLIVSAENDRQIASIIDAVEEALQTTHERTPLRREGRGSGDWVLLDFGDIVVHVFSIEQREYYALERLWKDCPTIDLELPTRTEATQPGAEDAQ from the coding sequence GTGAGCGAGATCGCTGATTCAACCCAATTGCTGAGGACGGCCGCCCGTGCGGCGGACGAGAAGCTCGGCACCGATCTGGTGGCCCTCGACGTGAGCGGCACCCTGTACATCACTGACGCCTTTCTCATCGTCTCGGCCGAGAACGACCGACAGATCGCCTCGATCATCGACGCGGTCGAAGAAGCCCTGCAGACGACCCACGAACGCACGCCGCTGCGTCGCGAAGGACGGGGCAGCGGCGACTGGGTCCTGCTCGACTTCGGTGACATCGTCGTCCACGTCTTCTCCATCGAACAGCGTGAGTACTACGCGCTCGAGCGTCTGTGGAAGGACTGCCCGACCATCGACTTGGAACTGCCGACGCGCACCGAAGCGACGCAGCCTGGTGCCGAAGACGCTCAATGA
- a CDS encoding glycosyltransferase family 4 protein yields MSKSTDTPQTGGSVRVFFDARFTRTRHHDGISRYGSCLLEALLRAVEGTEIDVTAIISDEAQLELLPECRWVKLNSPTSPQEVVIAGKLNALGADVVFSTMQVMGSTGRRYGLILTVHDLIYYSHPLPPADLPAAVRLLWRAYHLSFTPQRLLLGRADAIAAVSDTTKDLIAKHRLSSKPVTVVSNAAEVPVASARAQNRHDAKSLVYMGAFLPYKNVETLIRALEHLPGWTLHIASRIEGRREAALRALIPDRAKVIFHRGVSEEEYTDLLDGATALVTATQEEGFGLPVVEAMARGVPVAVSDIPIFHEIAAEAALYFDPDDPRSVATAVERLTDETLWSEFAAAGRRQAQSFDWDSSARALLEMIRSVHRARG; encoded by the coding sequence ATGAGCAAAAGCACAGACACCCCTCAGACGGGCGGGAGCGTTCGCGTCTTCTTCGACGCCCGCTTCACCCGCACGCGACACCATGACGGAATCTCCCGCTATGGTTCGTGCCTGCTCGAGGCACTGCTCAGAGCCGTGGAGGGCACCGAGATCGACGTCACCGCCATCATCAGCGACGAAGCGCAGCTCGAACTCCTCCCCGAGTGCCGGTGGGTCAAGCTCAACTCCCCCACCTCCCCACAGGAGGTCGTCATCGCGGGCAAGCTCAATGCGCTCGGCGCCGATGTGGTCTTCTCGACCATGCAGGTGATGGGCTCGACCGGCCGCCGGTACGGCCTCATCCTCACGGTCCATGACCTCATCTACTATTCGCATCCGCTCCCCCCGGCCGACCTTCCCGCGGCCGTTCGACTGCTGTGGCGGGCCTATCACCTCAGCTTCACCCCGCAGCGGCTGCTGCTGGGTCGTGCCGATGCGATCGCCGCCGTAAGCGACACGACGAAGGACCTCATCGCGAAGCACCGTCTGTCCTCGAAGCCGGTGACCGTGGTGTCCAATGCCGCCGAGGTGCCGGTCGCCTCGGCGCGCGCGCAGAATCGGCATGATGCGAAGTCGCTGGTCTACATGGGGGCCTTCCTGCCGTACAAGAACGTCGAGACGCTCATCCGGGCGTTGGAGCATCTTCCGGGCTGGACCCTGCACATCGCCAGTCGGATCGAGGGCAGGCGGGAGGCCGCACTGCGGGCGCTCATCCCCGATCGGGCGAAGGTGATCTTCCACCGCGGCGTCTCCGAGGAGGAATACACGGACCTGCTCGACGGCGCCACCGCTCTGGTGACGGCCACTCAGGAGGAGGGATTCGGACTGCCCGTCGTCGAGGCGATGGCGCGAGGTGTGCCGGTCGCGGTCTCGGACATTCCGATCTTCCACGAAATCGCCGCCGAGGCTGCCCTGTACTTCGATCCCGACGACCCTCGTTCCGTGGCCACCGCGGTCGAGCGTCTCACCGATGAGACGCTGTGGTCCGAGTTCGCGGCGGCAGGACGGAGGCAGGCGCAGTCCTTCGACTGGGATTCGTCTGCTCGGGCGCTGCTGGAGATGATTCGTTCGGTCCACCGAGCACGAGGCTGA
- a CDS encoding histidine phosphatase family protein, whose amino-acid sequence MTKTVIFWRHGETDYNVERRFQGQSDIPLNRRGRRQAAQSAAYLSELRPDLIVSSDLSRAADTADALASLLDTQVVRDDRLRETAFGRWEGRTRDEISAAWPQELHEWLRGADMNPPGGESRIESGQRVASAIAGIVDGSDSRTIAIVAHGAVLRAAAELLLGMDGPGRLAALGNCGHGEFGFTGSNWILRSWGTIPSQ is encoded by the coding sequence ATGACCAAGACCGTCATCTTCTGGCGCCACGGCGAGACCGACTACAACGTCGAACGTCGCTTCCAGGGCCAGAGCGACATTCCGCTCAATCGACGGGGACGACGGCAGGCGGCGCAGTCCGCTGCCTACCTCAGCGAGCTGCGCCCCGACCTCATCGTCTCCTCGGACCTGTCCCGCGCCGCCGACACCGCCGACGCTCTGGCCTCACTGCTCGACACCCAGGTTGTGCGGGACGACCGTCTGCGTGAGACGGCCTTCGGCCGGTGGGAGGGTCGCACACGCGATGAGATCAGCGCTGCCTGGCCACAGGAACTCCACGAATGGCTGCGCGGAGCCGATATGAACCCGCCGGGAGGCGAATCGCGCATCGAGTCCGGACAGCGCGTGGCCTCCGCGATCGCTGGCATCGTCGACGGCTCGGACTCCAGGACCATCGCGATCGTCGCCCACGGGGCCGTGCTGCGAGCCGCTGCAGAGCTGCTGTTGGGTATGGACGGCCCCGGCAGGCTGGCGGCCTTGGGCAACTGCGGTCACGGCGAGTTCGGCTTCACCGGAAGCAACTGGATCCTCCGCAGCTGGGGTACGATCCCCTCGCAATGA
- the nadD gene encoding nicotinate-nucleotide adenylyltransferase, with amino-acid sequence MAENKRRVGVMGGTFDPIHHGHLVAASEVQSTFDLDEVVFVPTGRPYQKEAGDVTSAEHRYLMTVIATASNPRFTVSRADVERPGPTYTIDTLRDLARNYGPDTEMFFITGADALAQILSWKNVDELFSLAHFVGVSRPGHELRGEGLPVDRLSLVQIPALSISSTDCRLRVMDGAPVWYLVPDGVVQYIAKYELYRSENG; translated from the coding sequence ATGGCAGAGAACAAACGCAGGGTCGGTGTCATGGGTGGCACCTTCGACCCCATTCATCACGGGCACCTCGTCGCAGCCAGCGAAGTGCAGTCGACCTTCGACCTCGACGAGGTCGTCTTCGTGCCCACCGGTCGCCCCTACCAGAAGGAAGCCGGAGACGTCACCAGCGCCGAGCACAGGTACCTGATGACAGTCATCGCAACGGCGTCCAACCCGCGCTTCACGGTCTCTCGAGCGGATGTCGAGCGCCCGGGCCCCACCTACACGATCGACACGCTGCGGGACCTCGCCAGAAACTACGGGCCCGATACGGAGATGTTCTTCATCACCGGCGCGGACGCTTTGGCTCAGATCCTGTCGTGGAAGAATGTAGACGAGCTGTTTTCCTTGGCCCACTTCGTCGGAGTGAGCCGGCCGGGGCACGAACTTCGCGGTGAGGGCCTTCCGGTGGACCGGTTGAGCTTGGTGCAGATCCCCGCACTGTCGATCTCGTCCACGGATTGCAGACTACGGGTGATGGATGGGGCGCCTGTCTGGTATCTCGTGCCGGACGGGGTGGTCCAGTACATCGCGAAATACGAGTTGTACAGGAGTGAAAATGGCTGA